A region of the Myxococcus stipitatus DSM 14675 genome:
TCCGCGCGAACATTGTTGAGGTCCGCCGTGACGTCTAGCCTCCGCGGCCCCACCCCGTCGGCTCAGCCCGGAGGCAGTCGTGGCACCTCGTTGGTCATCGCTCATCACCTGGATGTGTGGCCCGTCCCTGTGTCTCTTTCTCGGATGCGGAGCACCGCCATCCCCCGAGGAGGTCGCGCCGACACAAGCAAGACAGACGCTCGCCGACACCGAGCCTCCGCCGGTTCCCACCGGCTTGAGTGTCACCGCCGCGAACTCGGGCGTCATCGTGACGTGGGACCCGAATCCAGCCACCGACCTCAAGGACCACGCCCTCCGCTATCGCGTGGTGGGCCAGACGACGTACTCCTACAAATGGGGCGTGGGACAGCCGCCCCTGACACTCGCGGGCCTTGCGAACGGCGTGACGTATGCCTTCGAGTTGAAGGCGCAGGACACGTCGGGCAATGCCTCCGCGTATTGCGCACCCGTGGAGGCCTCGCCGACCCCCACGGGCGCGGATGTGACGCCTCCGTCGGTACCCTCGCAGCTGGCGGCGTCCCCCGGTGACGGCGTGCTCCTGCTCTCGTGGACCGCGAACCCCGAGCCCGACCTCCGCCGGTACACCGTGAAGTATCGCGTCGCGGGAGCAGCCACGTACAGCTATCGCTACAACCTCACCCAGCCGCTGGTGACCCTCACCGGGCTGGTGAACGGCACGGCCTACGAACTGATGGTGAAGGCCGAGGATGTGTCCGGAAACACCTCCACGTACTCCCCCTCCGTCACCGCGACGCCCGTCGCGAGCACGCCGCAGTGCCCGACCTTCGGCGCGCCGGTCAACCTGACGCCGCACAACGTGAGCATCCTCACGGATGCCTCGGGCCTGGCGGCCAGCCGACAGCAAGCCAACGTCGTCTGGACCCACAATGACCGATGTGGCGCCAGCGGTGGCACCTGCGTGGAGCACGTCTACGCCCTCAGCGCCGTGGACGGGCATTTTCTGGGCACCTACGTGCTCTCCAACAACCTGAACCTCGACTGGGAGGACATGGCCATGGGGCCCGGCCCGGTCAGCGGCGTGGACTACCTGTACGTGGGCCGCATCGGAGACAACAACGGCAACCCCGCGGTGAAGGAGGTCGTGCGCTTCCCCGAGCCCACCGCCAGCGCCACCCAGACGCCCACGACGGTGTCGGTCAGCGGCGTGGAGCGCTTCCCGTTCACCTATCCCGGAGGCGTGTCCCCCAACGCGGAGGCCCTGTTCGTGGACACCCAGGGCGACATCTACATCGTGACCAAGGTCCCCAGCGGGCACTCGCAGGTGTATCGCTATTCCGCGCCACTGAACCCACCGGGCGTGAGCCGGCTGCTGGAGCTGGTGGCGGAGCTCGACTTCCTTCCGGCGTCCACGGCCGAGGAGGACCGCGTCGTCACCGGCGGCGCCATCTCCCCGGACGGCGGCGAGATTCTTCTCAAGACGTATACCCACACCTTCCTGTGGAAGCGGCAGCCCAGGCAGGGCGTCGTGGCCGCGCTGCTCGGCGGTCGGTGTGAGGTGACGAACCCTGGCTACTCGGAGGCGCTGACCTTCGCGCCGGGCGGCGGCGCGTTCTTCTCGCTGGGAGAGGGGAACACGAAGGCGCTCAAGCGGGTGCCTCGCCTGTGAAGTGAGGCACCGCGCGGAGGTCGCTAGGGTTGGGGGGCTGGAGCGCGAACCTCGGGGGCCTGGAGGACCAGGTCTCCCGCTCGCGGCCCCGCGCTGGCGCGCCAGCCAGGCGCCAACTCCAGCACCCAGCCCTCGCCCTCCCAGCGCGCCTCACGAGGTCCCGAGGCAGGTGCATTCACCGTGGCCAGCTTCCAGTCCGAGGAGAGGAGCACCCCGGAGGTCACGGTGAGCGAGCCCCACGCATCGACGATGCGCGCGCCGGGATACACCGTGCCGTGCTCGCCGAGCGGCACGAGCTCTCCGGGGTTGAACTGGATGCGCATGCGCACCAGGGGCAGGCGCAGCACGGGCCCCTCCACCAGCTTCTTGCGCAGCGCCTCGGCGCGAGCCTGGGCGACACGAGCCCGCTCGCGCTCGGCCTCTCGAAGGGCGGCGCCACCGTGGCGAGCTTCGCGCTCGGGCGAAGGCTCGGGCGCGCTCAGCCCCAGCGCGTCCTGGAGCAGCCCTCCCAGGTCCGCCCCGGCCAGCGCGCGCGTCCGCCACCCCTTGGCGCGAGCCCCCGCCTCATCCAGCAGGAGGCCGTAGGCGGGCCCGGAGGCATACGCGAAGGAGCGCACGAAGGAGCTGCGCTTGACGGCATCCTCGAGGTTCTCCAGCGCCAGCGCGCGCCGGCCCCGAGCATCCGCCGCCCCCAGCACCACGCCCGTGTACTCGGCGAGCCCCTCGTTGTCCTCGAGTCGCCACTCTTCCGCCGCGGCCGAGGAGAAGCGGGCTCGGCGCTCGTGACGGAAGGCCAGCGCATCCTCGACGGCCTTGGCGCGGACGGCGGGCACCGTCGCGCGCAGGGCCGCCGCCAGGGCGCGCCACTCGAGTTGCAGCAGCGTGCGGCCCTC
Encoded here:
- a CDS encoding fibronectin type III domain-containing protein — protein: MAPRWSSLITWMCGPSLCLFLGCGAPPSPEEVAPTQARQTLADTEPPPVPTGLSVTAANSGVIVTWDPNPATDLKDHALRYRVVGQTTYSYKWGVGQPPLTLAGLANGVTYAFELKAQDTSGNASAYCAPVEASPTPTGADVTPPSVPSQLAASPGDGVLLLSWTANPEPDLRRYTVKYRVAGAATYSYRYNLTQPLVTLTGLVNGTAYELMVKAEDVSGNTSTYSPSVTATPVASTPQCPTFGAPVNLTPHNVSILTDASGLAASRQQANVVWTHNDRCGASGGTCVEHVYALSAVDGHFLGTYVLSNNLNLDWEDMAMGPGPVSGVDYLYVGRIGDNNGNPAVKEVVRFPEPTASATQTPTTVSVSGVERFPFTYPGGVSPNAEALFVDTQGDIYIVTKVPSGHSQVYRYSAPLNPPGVSRLLELVAELDFLPASTAEEDRVVTGGAISPDGGEILLKTYTHTFLWKRQPRQGVVAALLGGRCEVTNPGYSEALTFAPGGGAFFSLGEGNTKALKRVPRL